In Lepidochelys kempii isolate rLepKem1 chromosome 8, rLepKem1.hap2, whole genome shotgun sequence, a single genomic region encodes these proteins:
- the TMEM275 gene encoding transmembrane protein 275, producing MFSEKSSTSLSQKPSQRKTRPQGLPSPALCCACGLCIMLAGINITLVGAFAFGTFLPMNNPPIIIGPILLVVAFTFFGACCICSRRPPAHGSRKSKPGSNIGLIKPGNMTFEIETSEHTVQDTTAVQLSPTNSPVSSRKSTPVHENSKTCKLFTMDGNGPVAKYTAGGESIQLNLPRDLMTS from the coding sequence ATGTTCAGCGAAAAAAGCAGCACCTCTTTGTCCCAGAAACCTAGCCAGAGAAAGACCAGGCCCCAGGGgctcccatcccctgctctcTGCTGCGCCTGCGGACTTTGCATCATGCTTGCCGGGATCAACATCACCCTGGTGGGAGCGTTTGCTTTTGGGACTTTCCTCCCCATGAACAACCCCCCTATCATCATTGGACCCATCCTGCTGGTGGTTGCTTTCACGTTTTTCGGGGCCTGCTGCATCTGTAGCCGGAGACCACCTGCCCATGGGTCGAGAAAATCCAAGCCAGGTTCCAACATCGGTCTCATCAAACCCGGCAACATGACCTTCGAGATAGAAACCAGCGAGCACACGGTTCAGGACACCACCGCTGTGCAGTTGAGCCCAACCAACTCACCTGTTTCCTCCAGAAAGTCCACGCCCGTCCATGAGAACTCCAAGACCTGCAAACTCTTCACAATGGATGGCAACGGGCCGGTGGCAAAATACACAGCAGGAGGGGAGTCAATTCAGCTGAACTTGCCCAGAGACCTTATGACATCCTAA